In Candidatus Peregrinibacteria bacterium, the following proteins share a genomic window:
- a CDS encoding RNA-binding protein, whose translation MAKKLFVRNISWGATDAQLHDLFSEKGEVEEAVIIKDKFSGRSKGFGFVTYTVDADADKAIAELEGYELDGRAISVSEAKEREPRERSF comes from the coding sequence ATGGCTAAGAAGCTATTCGTCAGAAATATTTCATGGGGAGCAACTGATGCTCAATTACATGACCTATTCTCTGAAAAAGGAGAAGTCGAGGAAGCAGTTATCATCAAAGATAAGTTTTCCGGACGCTCAAAAGGATTTGGTTTCGTAACTTACACTGTTGATGCAGATGCTGACAAAGCAATTGCAGAACTAGAAGGATACGAACTGGATGGACGCGCTATTTCTGTTAGCGAGGCAAAAGAAAGAGAACCAAGAGAAAGAAGCTTCTAA